A genome region from Frankineae bacterium MT45 includes the following:
- a CDS encoding catalase-peroxidase → MSEHPDAVVREMNEPEASDEAKCPVASGRRPYPVEGGSNRDWWPNQLNLKILRKHPAVANPLDDDFDYGAAFLTVDLAALRADIEEVMTTSQDWWPADFGHYGPLFIRMAWHSAGTYRIHDGRGGAGAGMQRFAPLNSWPDNGNLDKARRLLWPVKKKYGQSLSWADLMVFAGNCALESMGFKTFGFAGGRPDVWEPDEDVYWGPEETWLGDERYTGDRELENPLAAVQMGLIYVNPEGPNANPDPLASARDIRETFHRMAMNDEETVALIAGGHTFGKTHGAGDPEQFVGAEPEGAPLEEQGLGWKQSLGNGKGRNVITSGLEVTWTPTPTKWDNTFFEVLFGYEWELTKSPAGASQWQPKDGAGANTVPDPEDGSLVRPPTMLTTDLALRFDPVYEPISRRFLENPDQFADAFARAWYKLTHRDMGPIDRYLGALVPQEELLWQDPIPAVTHELVDAADVAALKQQLLASGLSISQLVSTAWASASTFRGSDKRGGANGARIRLEPQSGWEVNNPDELAGVLRTLEGIQSSFNAGSSKQISLADLIVLGGVAAIEQAASLGGTPVEVPFTPGRGDASAEQTDVESFSALEPSADGFRNYVGKGQRLPAEYLLIDKANLLNLSAPEMTVLIGGLRVLGANSGGSTAGVLTANPGTLTNDFFVNLLDLQTTWSPTAADSTAFEGRDASGAVKWTGSRVDLVFGSNSELRALAEVYASDDAKAKFVNDFVAAWSKVMDADRFDLV, encoded by the coding sequence ATGTCTGAGCATCCTGACGCCGTAGTACGCGAAATGAATGAGCCGGAGGCGAGCGACGAGGCGAAGTGCCCGGTCGCCTCTGGTCGTCGCCCCTATCCGGTCGAGGGCGGGAGCAACCGCGACTGGTGGCCCAATCAGCTCAACCTCAAGATCCTGCGCAAGCACCCGGCGGTGGCCAACCCGCTCGACGACGACTTCGACTACGGCGCCGCCTTCCTGACCGTCGACCTGGCCGCGCTGCGGGCCGATATCGAAGAGGTCATGACGACCTCGCAGGACTGGTGGCCGGCCGACTTCGGTCACTACGGCCCGCTCTTCATCCGGATGGCCTGGCACAGTGCCGGTACCTACCGCATCCACGATGGTCGTGGCGGCGCCGGCGCGGGGATGCAGCGCTTCGCTCCGCTGAACAGCTGGCCGGACAACGGAAACCTGGACAAGGCCCGTCGCCTCCTCTGGCCGGTAAAGAAGAAGTACGGGCAGTCGCTGTCGTGGGCCGACCTTATGGTCTTCGCCGGCAACTGTGCGCTGGAGTCGATGGGCTTCAAGACCTTCGGCTTCGCCGGCGGCCGCCCCGACGTCTGGGAGCCGGACGAGGACGTCTACTGGGGCCCGGAGGAGACCTGGCTCGGCGACGAGCGGTACACCGGCGACCGTGAGCTCGAGAACCCGCTGGCCGCGGTCCAGATGGGACTCATCTACGTCAATCCCGAGGGGCCGAACGCCAACCCCGACCCGCTGGCCTCGGCCCGCGACATCCGCGAGACCTTCCACCGGATGGCCATGAACGACGAGGAGACGGTCGCGCTCATCGCCGGCGGTCACACCTTCGGCAAGACGCACGGCGCCGGTGACCCTGAGCAGTTCGTCGGGGCGGAGCCTGAGGGCGCGCCGCTGGAGGAGCAGGGCCTGGGCTGGAAGCAGAGCCTGGGCAACGGCAAGGGGCGAAACGTCATCACCAGTGGCCTGGAGGTCACCTGGACGCCGACCCCGACGAAGTGGGACAACACCTTCTTCGAGGTGCTCTTCGGCTACGAGTGGGAGCTCACCAAGAGCCCGGCCGGGGCCAGCCAGTGGCAGCCCAAGGACGGCGCCGGTGCCAACACGGTTCCGGACCCGGAGGACGGCAGCCTGGTGCGTCCGCCGACGATGCTGACCACCGACCTCGCGCTGCGCTTCGACCCGGTCTACGAGCCGATCTCCCGTCGTTTCCTGGAGAATCCCGACCAGTTCGCGGACGCCTTCGCTCGCGCCTGGTACAAGTTGACGCACCGCGACATGGGGCCGATCGACCGTTACCTCGGCGCTCTCGTGCCGCAGGAGGAACTGCTCTGGCAGGACCCGATTCCCGCCGTTACGCATGAACTCGTCGACGCGGCTGACGTCGCTGCCCTCAAGCAGCAGCTCCTGGCGTCAGGGCTCAGCATCTCCCAGCTGGTCTCGACGGCCTGGGCTTCGGCGTCGACATTCCGCGGCAGCGACAAGCGCGGCGGCGCGAACGGAGCGCGGATTCGCCTCGAGCCGCAGAGCGGGTGGGAGGTCAACAACCCCGACGAACTGGCCGGGGTGCTGCGCACGCTGGAGGGTATCCAGTCGAGTTTCAACGCTGGATCATCCAAGCAGATCTCGCTGGCCGACCTGATCGTTCTCGGCGGGGTGGCGGCGATCGAGCAGGCCGCCTCGCTCGGTGGCACGCCGGTGGAGGTGCCGTTCACGCCGGGTCGTGGGGATGCATCGGCCGAGCAGACCGATGTCGAGTCCTTCTCCGCACTCGAGCCGAGTGCCGACGGATTCCGCAACTATGTCGGTAAGGGTCAGCGGCTGCCGGCCGAGTACCTGCTTATCGACAAGGCGAATCTGCTCAACCTGAGCGCGCCGGAGATGACGGTGCTGATTGGTGGGCTGCGGGTGCTGGGGGCGAACAGCGGTGGATCTACGGCTGGCGTGCTGACCGCGAACCCGGGCACACTGACCAATGATTTCTTCGTGAATCTGCTCGACCTGCAGACCACGTGGAGCCCGACGGCGGCCGACTCGACGGCCTTCGAGGGTCGGGATGCCTCCGGTGCGGTGAAGTGGACAGGCAGCCGGGTGGATCTGGTCTTCGGCTCGAACTCCGAGCTGCGGGCACTGGCCGAGGTCTACGCCAGCGACGACGCCAAGGCGAAGTTCGTGAACGATTTCGTCGCCGCGTGGAGCAAGGTCATGGACGCCGATCGCTTCGATCTCGTATAA
- a CDS encoding Fur family transcriptional regulator, ferric uptake regulator yields MPTRSEVEQLLRGAELRVTRPRVAVLNAVYENPHADTDQLLSFARKDLGDVSHQAVYDVLRALTGAGLVRRIEPAGSSARYESRVADNHHHLVCRSCGVVADVDCAVGDTPCLTAADSQGFVIDEAEVIYWGLCPDCTAATPSASSVATNPAVSVS; encoded by the coding sequence GTGCCCACCCGGTCCGAAGTCGAGCAGCTGCTACGCGGAGCCGAACTTCGAGTGACCCGTCCTCGGGTCGCCGTCCTCAACGCGGTGTACGAGAACCCGCACGCCGACACTGATCAGCTGCTGAGTTTCGCCCGTAAAGATCTGGGTGATGTCTCCCATCAGGCGGTCTACGACGTGCTCCGCGCGCTCACCGGCGCCGGGTTGGTGCGGCGCATCGAACCGGCCGGCTCGTCGGCCCGCTACGAATCCCGGGTCGCCGACAACCATCACCATCTGGTCTGCCGCTCCTGCGGGGTGGTGGCCGACGTGGACTGTGCCGTCGGTGATACGCCGTGTCTCACCGCCGCCGACAGCCAGGGCTTCGTGATCGACGAAGCCGAGGTCATCTACTGGGGCCTCTGCCCCGACTGCACGGCTGCCACGCCATCTGCCTCGTCCGTTGCCACCAACCCCGCCGTATCCGTCTCCTGA